The Terriglobia bacterium sequence TCGAACCGATCGTGACGACAGCCGGATCGAACGGCGAATCCTCTCGGCTGACAATCGTCTGGAGGGCCAGGATGACCTGGGCCGCCACGACAATCGGGTCTTTTGTGGTCTCCGGTGCTGATCCATGTCCACCCAAGCCATGGATAATAATGTCCACCGAGGTCGAACTGGCCAGCGCGTAACCCGGAGTAAAACCCACCTTCCCCGCCTCTAAACTCCCCGAGTCGTGAAGGGCCACCGCGAAGTCGGGCCTGGAAAACCGGGAATACAGCCCGTCATTGAGCATGGCCAAAGCCCCATCGATGGCTTCTTCCGCCGGCTGTCCAATCAGCATCAGCGTTCCGTGCCATTGATCCTTGATCTCCGCCAGCATTTTGGCGGTCCCCAGAAGCGAAGTCATGTGGATGTCGTGCCCGCAGGCGTGCATGACGCTGACGTCCTGGCCCGCGTCGTTCTTGGTCCTCACCTTGCTCGCGTAGGGCAGGCCGGTTTTTTCCTCGACGGGAAGGGCGTCCAACTCCGTCCGCACAAGGACCGTAGGTCCGGGACCATTTTTCATGACCGCGACTAACCCGTACCCGATTCGATCCGGGCTACTATATTTCCCCACACGGTCGGTGACTGTGTAACCGTAGGACTTCAGCTCCCTGGCCATGAACGCCGAGGTCTTCTCTTCCTGGTGGGACAGTTCGGGAGATTCGTGAAGCGTCTTGTACGTGGCGACGAGCGCTGAGAGGTTGCGGTCAATCAGGGAATCCAGCGAGGGTTGGGCCTGAAGCCCACTCGTCAAGAGCATTCCGCAAAACAAGGCGCACACAAAGAGTTTGAATTTCATTAAGGACTCCTCAGGAGATGGAAAATATTGACGCATGACAACGTCTCACGAAGTAGTAAGCTTGGGTAGCCGTGATCCCGCTTCTTGGGATCACGGGTTTTTCCTTGCCGATCGCAGAAGTCTGAGGAGGGTCTGGGGCTTCCCACTCAGCAGGCTTTCCTGTCACTCATCTCCTCATCCTCAGCAAGCCGGGGCTGTCCTAATGGCCCAAACGGGGGGACGGGGTTGAAAGCATAAAAACGGCGAAGGACGCCAGCCAGTGTTCACCGGCATAATCGCCGCTGGCGACATGAGCCAGCGCATCCTGGGCGTGGCGGTGTGCCGACTCCGACAGAACCCTGCGGGCCGGGTCCGTCACCGGCAACGCAGAGGCGATGTTGCGCATGCACCAGGCCCGGCTGAGATTGAGTCCATCCAGATGTACGAGCTTGGGATCGGTGCGATCCGTGACCATGGCCGGGCTCAACAATCCCTTAGGTTCCCCCCGTGCCACCCCGGGCAGGAATCGGTGGAACCACTTTTGAAACTCGACCGGGTTCATGACTCGCCGCATCAGGTCCGCCTCCATCAGTGCCGGGGAAAAGAAGTCTTCGCCTCCCGGTTCCCACGCCGCGGGATAATTCATGTCCGCCCCGAAATAGGTCCTGCTTCGCTCTGCAATCATCTCCTCCAGCTTTTGGTCGCCTTCCTTCTTAGCGTAGTCCAGGGCAAATGCCAATCCGAACGCGGTGTTGGGATGAACGCCCGTGCGAATCGGATAGGTTTGTTTGGGCAGAAAGCTGGTGTATCGCTTCGCGAGGGCCTCGGCGAGGGGATGCAGGTTTCGGGACCACTGTTTCCCGTCCGGATCATTCCAATCGTGAAGCTCTTCGGCCAGTTTCAGAAGCCATGCCCATCCATAGGTCCGCTCAAAGGATTGCCGGTTGGGTTGGTCCAGATAGGCCGTTTCCACCAGGAGGTATTCCGCAGTGAGATTCTGATTCAATGCCGTCCGAATCTCGCTCGCCTCCGGCAAGTTCGGAAATAGACGGAGCAGGTGGACCAGCATCCAGTGCCCATGAACCGAGGAATGCCAGTCAAAGCATCCATAGAACGCAGGATGAAGCGCGCGGGGATTTCGCACTTCGGAAGTGTCATTGATGACATGATCCGGCTTGTTGGGATACTCCTTGGTAACGCATTTGAGCGCGAGCTTGGCAAAATGCGAGGCCTCGGTCGGGTTGAGCGAGAGAGGAACCGCCTTCGTACCCTGCTTTGTAGTTTGGGTCATGGCAAGGATGGGGAGGAACAAAAGTAAGATGAGAGTCCACGGATGGAATTTTATTTTGAAATCAGTCCTCGGCAATTATTTCTCCCTCATCAGCGAGAGTCACTCATATCTCAAGGAAAATTCGGCGGGAGGAAAAACAGGGACGGAGTATACGCCTCTCCACCGAGTCGGGCAAGCCAGCGATGGCGTCATGATTTGAGCCCGGCTGGCCCGTGCGCCCCGGATTGTTTGCTTAAGCAGAATCTCTGTCTGAGATGTTTAAGGCCAGGAATGAGCACACCCGGGCAAAGACTTCGTCGCGAACTTTTCGAAAGGCATTTAACCTCTCGTCCTCTTTTTCCTTTACCACCACGGGATCGGCGATCGAC is a genomic window containing:
- a CDS encoding amidohydrolase, which encodes MLLTSGLQAQPSLDSLIDRNLSALVATYKTLHESPELSHQEEKTSAFMARELKSYGYTVTDRVGKYSSPDRIGYGLVAVMKNGPGPTVLVRTELDALPVEEKTGLPYASKVRTKNDAGQDVSVMHACGHDIHMTSLLGTAKMLAEIKDQWHGTLMLIGQPAEEAIDGALAMLNDGLYSRFSRPDFAVALHDSGSLEAGKVGFTPGYALASSTSVDIIIHGLGGHGSAPETTKDPIVVAAQVILALQTIVSREDSPFDPAVVTIGSIHGGTKHNIIPDEVRLQLTVRTYKEEVRQHILASLRRITKGIAAAAGIPEDRAPEVMVSDTEVTPATYNDPALTERLAETFRKVLGSENVVKLAPIMASEDFGRFGLEGRQIPTCMFTLGAVDPERVAQSRRTGTPLPSLHSSLFAPLPEPTIRTGVKAMTAAVLELMKKLEP
- a CDS encoding DUF2891 domain-containing protein, producing MTQTTKQGTKAVPLSLNPTEASHFAKLALKCVTKEYPNKPDHVINDTSEVRNPRALHPAFYGCFDWHSSVHGHWMLVHLLRLFPNLPEASEIRTALNQNLTAEYLLVETAYLDQPNRQSFERTYGWAWLLKLAEELHDWNDPDGKQWSRNLHPLAEALAKRYTSFLPKQTYPIRTGVHPNTAFGLAFALDYAKKEGDQKLEEMIAERSRTYFGADMNYPAAWEPGGEDFFSPALMEADLMRRVMNPVEFQKWFHRFLPGVARGEPKGLLSPAMVTDRTDPKLVHLDGLNLSRAWCMRNIASALPVTDPARRVLSESAHRHAQDALAHVASGDYAGEHWLASFAVFMLSTPSPRLGH